A window from Hoeflea sp. IMCC20628 encodes these proteins:
- a CDS encoding acyl-CoA dehydrogenase family protein, translating to MDLGVTAHLQPILEAVRDMVRNEIMPLDDEFLAEVGAQGDRWSYTARQTEILEGLKAKAKARGLWNLWHTQADDGLTTVEYAYLAEEMGKAHLGAETFNCSAPDTGNMEVLDRYSTPEHKKQWLEPLLNGDIRSAYLMTEPDVASSDATNVSMSSVRDGDHYVLNGEKWWASGAGDPRCKIYIVMVRTGDDDTPKHARHSTILVPADTAGIEKLRPMQVYGQDDAPHGHFHLRFTDVRVPVSNLLVGEGKGFEIAQGRLGPGRIHHCMRAIGQAEMALELMCKRSLDREAFGKKLAQLGANYDIIAECRMEIEQARLLCLKAAWMMDQGDARAAAPWISQIKVVAPRVALKVTDEAVQMFGGQGISQDTPLARMWTQLRTLRMADGPDAVHRRQVARHELKRYTQEKV from the coding sequence ATGGATTTGGGTGTGACAGCTCATTTGCAGCCTATTCTGGAAGCCGTGCGGGATATGGTGCGCAACGAGATCATGCCACTGGACGACGAGTTTCTCGCTGAAGTCGGTGCGCAAGGCGACCGCTGGAGCTATACCGCCCGTCAGACCGAAATTCTCGAGGGCCTGAAAGCCAAGGCCAAGGCGCGCGGGTTGTGGAACCTGTGGCACACCCAGGCTGACGACGGGCTGACTACAGTCGAATACGCCTATCTCGCCGAAGAAATGGGCAAGGCGCATTTGGGCGCCGAAACCTTCAACTGCTCGGCACCCGACACCGGCAACATGGAAGTGCTCGACCGCTACTCCACGCCTGAGCACAAGAAGCAGTGGCTTGAACCGCTGCTCAATGGCGACATCCGCTCGGCCTATCTGATGACCGAGCCCGATGTGGCCTCGTCAGACGCCACCAATGTTTCGATGTCCAGCGTTCGTGATGGTGATCACTATGTGCTCAATGGCGAGAAATGGTGGGCTTCGGGGGCCGGCGATCCGCGCTGCAAAATCTATATCGTCATGGTTCGCACCGGTGACGACGACACGCCCAAACATGCCCGGCATTCAACAATTCTGGTGCCGGCCGATACCGCGGGTATCGAAAAACTGCGACCAATGCAGGTCTATGGCCAGGACGACGCACCGCATGGCCATTTCCATCTCCGCTTCACCGATGTCCGGGTGCCGGTCAGCAATTTGCTGGTTGGCGAAGGCAAGGGCTTTGAAATCGCCCAGGGCCGGCTTGGACCGGGACGGATCCACCATTGCATGCGCGCCATCGGCCAGGCTGAAATGGCGCTTGAACTGATGTGCAAACGGTCGCTCGACCGCGAGGCCTTCGGCAAGAAGCTCGCCCAGCTCGGCGCCAATTACGACATCATTGCCGAATGCCGCATGGAGATCGAACAGGCGCGGCTTCTGTGCCTCAAGGCCGCCTGGATGATGGATCAGGGCGATGCCCGTGCCGCAGCACCATGGATCAGCCAGATCAAGGTGGTTGCGCCGCGGGTGGCGCTGAAAGTCACCGATGAAGCAGTGCAGATGTTCGGTGGCCAGGGCATATCACAGGACACGCCACTGGCGCGGATGTGGACGCAATTACGCACGTTGCGGATGGCCGATGGTCCCGATGCCGTGCATCGCCGCCAGGTGGCGCGTCATGAGCTCAAGCGTTACACCCAGGAAAAGGTCTGA
- a CDS encoding SDR family oxidoreductase produces the protein MSYVEDLFSVNGKIALVTGGATGIGRMIATGLVQAGARVLIASRKGEDCVKAAEELNNLGGTGSAEGFAGDVGTAEGVTALVEAVRSRTDKLHILVNNAGVTWGADYAGFPHAAWAKVMSVNVAGLFTLTRDLTPLLLAAASDTDPARVINLGSIMGTQPAADGAYSYSASKAAVHHLTKILAEELATQRVTVNAFAPGPFQSRMTAFATTSDEQVDKVGAGVPLGRIGAPDDVAGATIYLCSRAGAYVTGAILPIDGGLSVQHAIRLFKDA, from the coding sequence ATGAGCTATGTGGAAGACCTGTTTTCGGTGAACGGCAAGATCGCGCTGGTGACCGGCGGCGCGACTGGAATTGGCAGGATGATCGCCACAGGACTTGTGCAGGCCGGCGCCCGGGTTTTGATCGCCTCACGCAAGGGCGAAGACTGCGTCAAGGCAGCCGAAGAGCTCAACAATCTAGGCGGAACCGGATCGGCGGAGGGATTTGCCGGTGATGTCGGGACTGCCGAGGGCGTCACGGCCCTGGTTGAAGCGGTCAGGTCGCGGACCGACAAACTGCATATTCTGGTCAACAATGCCGGCGTCACCTGGGGCGCGGATTATGCCGGTTTTCCCCATGCTGCCTGGGCCAAGGTGATGTCGGTCAATGTCGCGGGCCTGTTCACGCTGACGCGGGATCTGACGCCCTTGTTGCTCGCTGCCGCCAGCGATACGGACCCGGCGCGGGTGATCAATCTCGGATCGATCATGGGCACCCAGCCTGCAGCCGATGGCGCCTATTCCTATTCGGCGTCTAAAGCTGCGGTGCATCATCTGACCAAAATTCTTGCCGAAGAGCTTGCAACCCAGCGCGTCACCGTCAACGCCTTTGCGCCGGGACCATTTCAAAGCCGGATGACCGCCTTTGCCACGACAAGCGATGAGCAGGTCGACAAGGTTGGCGCCGGCGTTCCGCTGGGCCGTATTGGCGCTCCCGACGATGTGGCGGGCGCCACGATTTATCTGTGCAGCCGTGCCGGAGCCTATGTCACCGGCGCAATCCTACCCATCGATGGCGGATTGTCTGTGCAACACGCCATCCGTCTGTTCAAGGATGCCTGA
- a CDS encoding phosphotransferase family protein produces the protein MEAEPFDMEALADELHELVPGFSGLHAIEKFNTGQSNPTYRVEADSGRYVLRAKPPGTLLKSAHQVDREYRVMQALAGNDVPVPKVYGLSEEHSAIGRMYFVMELVEGRIFWDPALPEVSKEERAAIYDGMNDVLARLHRVDPEAAGLADYGRSGNYFARQIRRWSEQYLATKTDDLPDMDRLMDWLWENLPDDDGLVTVVHGDFRLDNMIFSAHGERVLALIDWELSTLGHPLADLSYQCMQWRLPHASGFRGLGGLNLPELGIPNEADYIALYSERSGIAVDNWTFCLAFSFFKLAAILQGVYKRSLDGNASNPERANEIGKAVPLLALMANEVISGKA, from the coding sequence ATGGAAGCCGAACCCTTTGACATGGAAGCTCTGGCGGACGAGTTGCACGAACTCGTGCCGGGATTTTCCGGTCTGCATGCGATTGAAAAATTCAACACCGGACAATCCAATCCGACCTACCGGGTGGAAGCCGATAGCGGGCGCTATGTGTTGCGCGCCAAGCCGCCGGGAACGCTTCTGAAATCCGCGCATCAGGTGGACCGCGAATACCGGGTGATGCAGGCTTTGGCCGGCAATGATGTGCCGGTGCCCAAGGTTTATGGACTGTCTGAAGAGCATAGCGCGATCGGCCGGATGTATTTCGTCATGGAACTGGTGGAGGGACGGATTTTCTGGGATCCGGCATTGCCGGAAGTCAGCAAGGAGGAGAGGGCGGCGATCTATGACGGCATGAATGATGTTCTGGCGCGGCTGCACCGGGTTGATCCGGAAGCAGCCGGACTGGCGGATTATGGCCGCTCGGGCAACTATTTCGCCCGGCAGATCCGGCGCTGGAGCGAACAGTATCTGGCCACCAAGACCGATGACTTGCCGGATATGGACCGGCTGATGGATTGGCTTTGGGAAAACCTGCCCGATGATGACGGACTGGTGACGGTGGTTCATGGAGACTTCCGGCTCGACAACATGATTTTTTCTGCACACGGCGAGAGGGTTCTGGCGCTGATCGACTGGGAACTTTCGACCCTGGGTCACCCGCTGGCCGACCTTTCCTACCAGTGCATGCAGTGGCGGCTGCCACATGCCAGCGGATTCAGGGGCCTGGGCGGGCTCAATCTGCCCGAACTCGGGATTCCGAACGAAGCAGATTACATCGCGCTCTATTCCGAGCGGAGCGGCATTGCCGTCGACAACTGGACGTTCTGTCTGGCGTTTTCATTTTTCAAGCTGGCTGCAATCTTGCAGGGCGTCTACAAGCGCTCGCTCGACGGCAATGCGTCCAATCCGGAGCGCGCCAACGAGATTGGCAAGGCGGTGCCGTTGCTGGCGCTGATGGCCAATGAGGTCATTTCCGGAAAGGCTTGA
- a CDS encoding SDR family oxidoreductase: MANFEGRVVILTGATGGFGRAAARFFTDAGASLVLSDLAAETLEDLAGELGGDTVVVAGDITDPDLSERLVQTALSRFGRLDVAVNNAGIAHDMTPLPKTPLKVARQIIDVDLMGVFYAMRAQLPVLEKRFRDTGESGAIVNVASVAGVVAAPMLSVYAAAKHGVVGLTKSAAIEYARRGVRVNALCPSFARTPMVTGFLEQAGRSHDEAEAALVRSIPMGRLAEVDEVIAGLAFLADPASSFITGQTLQIDGGLSAA, encoded by the coding sequence ATGGCGAATTTTGAAGGTCGGGTGGTGATACTGACCGGCGCCACCGGCGGCTTCGGCCGAGCTGCAGCGCGCTTCTTCACCGACGCCGGCGCCAGCTTGGTGCTGAGTGATCTTGCAGCGGAAACTCTGGAAGATCTGGCGGGTGAACTGGGTGGCGACACGGTTGTCGTGGCCGGAGACATAACTGATCCGGACTTGTCCGAACGGCTGGTTCAAACAGCTTTGTCACGATTCGGACGTCTCGATGTGGCGGTCAACAATGCCGGGATTGCCCATGACATGACGCCATTGCCGAAAACGCCGCTCAAGGTGGCGCGGCAGATCATTGATGTGGATCTGATGGGCGTGTTCTACGCCATGCGGGCGCAACTGCCGGTTCTGGAAAAGCGTTTTCGCGACACCGGCGAATCCGGAGCCATCGTCAACGTCGCTTCCGTCGCCGGTGTGGTCGCGGCACCAATGCTGTCGGTGTATGCTGCGGCAAAGCATGGTGTGGTGGGACTGACCAAATCAGCTGCGATTGAATATGCACGCCGCGGCGTGCGGGTGAACGCATTGTGCCCGTCATTCGCGCGGACGCCGATGGTCACCGGATTTCTTGAACAGGCTGGACGTAGCCACGATGAGGCCGAAGCTGCTTTGGTGCGATCTATTCCCATGGGCCGGTTGGCCGAAGTGGACGAGGTGATCGCCGGTCTGGCATTTCTGGCCGATCCCGCGTCGAGTTTTATCACCGGGCAGACGCTGCAGATTGATGGCGGATTGTCGGCGGCATAA
- a CDS encoding CoA-acylating methylmalonate-semialdehyde dehydrogenase, translating to MQELTHFIGGKHVKGTSGRFADVMNPATGEVQARVPLASNEEMAQAVAVAAKAQIGWGATNPQKRARVMMKFVELLHRDMDKLAEALSREHGKTIPDAKGDVMRGLEVAEFSFGAPHLLKGEFTEGAGPGIDMYSIRQPLGVVAGITPFNFPAMIPMWKFCPAIAAGNAFILKPSERDPSVPIMLAELMSEAGLPDGILNVVNGDKEAVDAILDHPEIMAIGFVGSTPIAQYIYARGCANGKRVQCFGGAKNHMIIMPDADLDQAVDALIGAGYGAAGERCMAISVAVPVGQETADRLIEKLTPRVEALKIGPYTAGNDVDFGPLVTREARDRVLGLVNSGVEQGAKLVVDGRDFKLQGYENGNFMGGCLFDNVTRDMDIYTQEIFGPVLSVVRAPNYEEALRYPMEHEYGNGTAIYTRDGDAARDFASRINIGMVGINVPIPVPLAYHTFGGWKKSGFGDLNQHGPDSFRFYTRTKTVTARWPSGIKDGADFNIPTMG from the coding sequence ATGCAAGAACTCACTCACTTTATCGGCGGCAAGCACGTCAAGGGCACATCTGGCCGTTTTGCCGATGTGATGAACCCGGCCACGGGCGAAGTTCAGGCACGGGTTCCGCTGGCCTCGAATGAGGAAATGGCTCAAGCAGTGGCAGTGGCCGCCAAGGCGCAAATCGGCTGGGGCGCGACCAACCCGCAGAAACGCGCCCGGGTGATGATGAAGTTTGTCGAACTGCTGCACCGTGACATGGACAAGCTTGCAGAAGCGCTGTCGCGTGAACACGGCAAGACAATCCCCGATGCCAAGGGCGACGTGATGCGCGGTCTTGAAGTGGCCGAGTTCTCGTTTGGCGCGCCGCATCTGCTGAAGGGCGAATTCACCGAGGGCGCTGGTCCCGGTATCGACATGTACTCGATCCGCCAGCCGCTGGGCGTGGTCGCCGGCATCACGCCGTTCAACTTCCCGGCGATGATCCCGATGTGGAAATTCTGCCCGGCGATTGCTGCGGGCAACGCTTTCATCCTCAAGCCTTCCGAGCGTGATCCGTCCGTGCCGATCATGCTGGCCGAGCTGATGAGCGAAGCGGGCTTGCCGGACGGCATTCTCAACGTCGTCAATGGCGACAAGGAAGCGGTCGATGCGATCCTCGACCATCCGGAAATCATGGCCATCGGTTTTGTCGGCTCGACGCCGATCGCGCAATATATCTATGCCCGAGGCTGCGCCAACGGCAAGCGCGTCCAGTGCTTTGGCGGCGCCAAGAACCACATGATCATCATGCCTGATGCTGATCTGGATCAGGCAGTGGACGCGCTGATCGGTGCGGGCTACGGCGCGGCAGGCGAACGCTGCATGGCGATTTCGGTTGCTGTTCCGGTGGGGCAGGAGACGGCAGACCGGCTGATCGAAAAGCTGACACCACGCGTCGAAGCCCTGAAGATCGGGCCCTACACTGCCGGCAATGATGTCGATTTCGGACCGCTGGTAACCCGCGAAGCCCGCGACCGCGTTCTCGGACTGGTCAACTCCGGAGTGGAGCAGGGCGCCAAGCTGGTGGTCGACGGCCGTGACTTCAAGCTTCAGGGCTACGAGAACGGCAACTTCATGGGCGGCTGCCTGTTCGATAATGTCACCCGCGACATGGACATCTACACCCAGGAAATCTTTGGGCCGGTTCTGTCGGTGGTGCGTGCGCCGAACTATGAGGAAGCGCTGCGTTATCCGATGGAACACGAATATGGCAACGGCACCGCGATCTACACCCGCGATGGCGACGCGGCGCGTGATTTTGCCAGCCGGATCAATATCGGCATGGTCGGCATCAATGTGCCGATCCCTGTGCCGCTGGCCTACCACACCTTCGGCGGATGGAAGAAATCCGGCTTCGGTGATCTCAACCAGCATGGTCCGGATTCTTTCCGGTTCTACACGCGCACCAAGACGGTGACCGCGCGCTGGCCTTCCGGTATCAAGGACGGTGCCGACTTCAACATCCCGACGATGGGCTGA
- a CDS encoding acyl-CoA dehydrogenase family protein → MDFELNEEQQAIFDMAREFGAEKIAPFAAKWEKQEAIPREVLEEAAALGLASIYVPESDGGSGLSRLDATLVFEALSIACPSVASFISIHNMCTWMIATYGSDEMKARLLPDLVTMNKIASYCLTEPGSGSDASALRTRADRTNEGYKLNGTKAFISGGGFSDLYLVMTRTGADGPKGISAVVVENGTAGLSFGAPEDKMGWRSQPTSEVQFDDCVIPAENLLGEEGAGFRYAMSGLDGGRLNIAASALGGAQSALDKTLTYMGERQAFGKSIDQFQALQFRLADMETEMQAARIFLRQAASKLDRKTPDATKYCAMAKRFVTDTAFKVANDALQLHGGYGYLADYGVEKIVRDLRVHQILEGTNEIMRVIISRALLSERAA, encoded by the coding sequence ATGGACTTTGAACTGAACGAGGAACAACAGGCGATTTTCGACATGGCGCGCGAGTTTGGCGCCGAGAAGATTGCCCCTTTCGCCGCCAAGTGGGAAAAGCAAGAAGCCATCCCGCGCGAGGTGCTTGAAGAAGCAGCCGCGCTCGGGCTGGCCTCGATCTACGTGCCGGAAAGCGATGGCGGCTCGGGTCTGAGCCGCCTCGATGCGACGCTTGTGTTCGAGGCATTGTCGATAGCCTGTCCGTCGGTCGCCTCGTTCATCTCGATCCACAACATGTGCACCTGGATGATCGCGACATACGGATCAGACGAGATGAAGGCGCGGTTGCTGCCCGATCTCGTCACCATGAACAAGATCGCATCCTATTGCCTGACCGAGCCAGGTTCGGGTTCCGACGCCTCGGCGCTGAGGACCCGCGCTGACCGGACCAATGAAGGCTATAAGCTCAACGGCACCAAGGCGTTCATCTCGGGTGGCGGTTTTTCCGACCTCTATCTGGTGATGACCCGCACCGGTGCGGATGGCCCCAAGGGTATCTCGGCTGTTGTCGTCGAGAACGGCACGGCCGGACTTTCCTTCGGTGCGCCGGAAGACAAGATGGGCTGGCGCTCGCAGCCGACATCAGAAGTGCAGTTTGATGATTGCGTCATTCCGGCAGAGAATCTGCTCGGCGAGGAAGGTGCGGGTTTCCGCTACGCCATGAGCGGGCTTGATGGCGGACGGCTCAACATTGCCGCGTCGGCGCTTGGCGGCGCGCAATCGGCACTCGACAAGACGCTGACCTATATGGGCGAGCGGCAAGCCTTCGGCAAATCCATCGACCAGTTTCAGGCGTTGCAGTTCCGGCTTGCCGACATGGAAACCGAAATGCAGGCGGCGCGGATTTTCCTGCGCCAGGCAGCGAGCAAGCTCGACCGCAAGACGCCCGACGCGACCAAATATTGCGCCATGGCCAAACGCTTTGTCACCGACACCGCCTTCAAGGTTGCCAATGACGCGCTGCAACTGCATGGCGGTTACGGCTATCTGGCCGATTATGGCGTGGAAAAGATCGTCCGCGATCTGCGGGTGCACCAGATCCTGGAAGGCACCAACGAGATCATGCGGGTGATCATTTCACGCGCACTGCTTTCGGAGCGTGCCGCATGA
- a CDS encoding enoyl-CoA hydratase/isomerase family protein codes for MSIRIRKIGRIGQITLQRPEALNAVTYDMVLAIEAALDGWRDDERVACVLIDAGGHKAFSAGGDLQFMYDTASKGDFEPGRTFWRDEYRLNAKIAAYPKPYIALCQGFTMGGGVGVSLHGSHRVVGESSKIAMPECAVGLVPDVGGTLLLARAPGRLGEYLGITGYRMNASDAILAGFADYFIPEAEWSSLTETLIETGDWSVVAALARDPEDGPLMGLRAQVDAHFGKDSLADILASLPGDDWGVATAKSIRAGSPLSTNCTIELVRRARESNYIQAALQQEYRFTSRSASEGDFVEGIRAAIIDKDRNPRWRHASVDDVTAETVAAMLSEPPGGDIGF; via the coding sequence ATGAGCATCCGCATTCGCAAGATCGGGCGTATCGGCCAGATCACGCTGCAGCGACCCGAAGCGCTCAATGCCGTGACCTATGACATGGTGCTGGCGATCGAAGCAGCCCTTGATGGCTGGCGCGACGATGAGCGCGTGGCTTGCGTGCTGATTGATGCGGGAGGACACAAAGCATTCTCAGCCGGTGGTGATCTGCAGTTCATGTATGACACGGCGTCGAAAGGTGATTTCGAGCCCGGCCGGACATTCTGGCGCGACGAATACCGGCTCAATGCCAAGATCGCGGCCTACCCGAAGCCCTATATCGCGCTCTGCCAGGGCTTCACCATGGGCGGCGGCGTTGGCGTCTCGCTGCATGGCTCGCACCGGGTGGTGGGCGAGAGCTCGAAAATCGCCATGCCTGAATGCGCGGTGGGGTTGGTTCCCGATGTCGGCGGAACGTTGTTGCTGGCGCGCGCGCCGGGGCGGCTGGGTGAATATCTCGGTATCACCGGCTACAGGATGAACGCGTCTGACGCGATTCTGGCCGGCTTTGCAGACTATTTCATCCCCGAGGCAGAATGGTCCAGCTTGACCGAAACGTTGATTGAGACCGGAGACTGGTCTGTAGTGGCGGCGCTGGCGCGGGATCCCGAAGACGGCCCGTTGATGGGGTTGCGCGCGCAAGTGGATGCGCATTTTGGCAAGGACAGTCTCGCAGATATTCTGGCCTCGCTTCCCGGTGATGACTGGGGTGTGGCAACAGCCAAGTCGATTCGCGCCGGTTCGCCGCTGTCGACAAATTGCACTATCGAACTGGTGCGCCGGGCGCGTGAAAGCAACTATATCCAGGCGGCGCTGCAACAGGAATACCGCTTCACCTCGCGCAGTGCGTCCGAAGGTGATTTCGTCGAGGGCATTCGCGCAGCCATCATCGACAAGGACAGAAATCCGCGCTGGCGTCATGCAAGTGTCGATGACGTGACGGCTGAGACGGTGGCGGCGATGCTGTCCGAGCCGCCAGGCGGCGACATAGGATTCTAG
- the mmsB gene encoding 3-hydroxyisobutyrate dehydrogenase — translation MKIGFIGLGNMGAPMAANLLKAGHEVTGFDVAGVTVEGLANAGSAADAAAGKDAVITMLPNGEILRSVYAEIVPAGEAGAVFIDCSTVDVDSAKAAHEMAKSAGLLSVDAPVSGGIGGAAAGTLTFMAGGSADSFAKAMPLFEVMGGKTVHCGEAGAGQSAKICNNMILGISMIGVCEAFALADKLGLDRQSLFDVVSTSSGSCWSVNAYCPAPGIGPKSPADNDYKPGFASDLMLKDLRLSQQAAESVDAATPMGAHATEIYADFVAGDGKGMDFSAMLPHLMGKGRA, via the coding sequence ATGAAAATCGGATTTATCGGACTGGGTAATATGGGTGCGCCGATGGCTGCCAATCTGCTCAAGGCCGGGCATGAAGTCACGGGCTTCGATGTCGCCGGCGTTACCGTCGAAGGTCTAGCCAATGCGGGCTCGGCGGCAGACGCTGCGGCCGGCAAGGATGCCGTGATTACCATGCTGCCCAATGGCGAGATCCTGCGGTCGGTCTATGCCGAGATCGTACCCGCCGGAGAGGCGGGTGCGGTATTCATCGATTGCTCGACGGTTGACGTCGACAGCGCCAAAGCAGCGCACGAGATGGCAAAATCGGCCGGGCTACTTTCGGTCGATGCGCCGGTTTCGGGTGGCATCGGCGGAGCTGCTGCCGGCACTTTGACCTTCATGGCTGGCGGGTCCGCGGACTCTTTTGCCAAGGCAATGCCTCTGTTTGAGGTGATGGGTGGCAAGACTGTGCATTGCGGCGAGGCGGGTGCCGGGCAATCGGCCAAGATCTGCAACAACATGATTCTCGGCATCTCGATGATCGGCGTCTGCGAAGCCTTTGCGCTGGCCGACAAGCTCGGCCTCGACCGCCAGAGCCTGTTCGACGTGGTCTCGACCTCGTCCGGATCCTGCTGGTCGGTCAACGCCTATTGCCCGGCGCCCGGCATCGGCCCGAAAAGCCCGGCCGACAATGACTACAAGCCCGGATTTGCCAGCGACCTCATGCTCAAGGATCTCAGACTTAGCCAGCAGGCTGCCGAAAGTGTCGATGCCGCCACCCCGATGGGCGCGCATGCCACCGAAATCTATGCCGACTTTGTTGCCGGAGACGGCAAGGGTATGGATTTCTCCGCGATGCTGCCGCATCTGATGGGCAAGGGCCGCGCGTAG